The genomic stretch TGACGTGCTCGGTGAAAAAGATCGGCTTATCCAGGTGATGGTAAATCTGCTTTCCAATGCCATCAAATTCTCGTCTAAGGGAAACAGCGTTCAGATAGCCGTGAGCACAGAAGGCACTATTGCCCAGGTGCGCGTAACGGACCATGGTCGCGGCATTCCAGCAAACAATATCGATATAATTTTCGAACGCTTCAAACAAAGTCAAGCCAGCGACGGCAAGCGAGGCAAAGGGACCGGTCTCGGGTTGGCTATCTGCAAAGCGATTATAGAGGCGCATAAGGGCACCATTGGTGTAGAAAGCAAGGAAGGCGAAGGCAGCACCTTCTGGTTCAAGCTGCCGCTTTATCAGGATCCGGAGGATCTGCGTACCGCAGCAGAAGCACAGGCACAGGGCGAAGCCGTTGCTAGCAGCGAAGACACTTCTTGCAGCGAAGATACTACTCGCGATGAAGACATTGCTCTGAAAGAAGAAGTTACAAACGCAGCTGATTCTTCTGTGCTACGTGACGAAGCGATTTTCCCGCACTCGGTATAGACACTTTTGTGCCGTCTGGCAATCTCATACTACCTCGCTGGTCGATAGTGGCAGAGCCTTTGCTGCCGAGCAAGACAATGGTGTTATCGGCGTATGTGATTATTCCAGTCAATTGACCGAGCTGTTCGAGTGTTGATACATTTACATTTTCACTTGCGTTTGCATATGTACTCGTATTTGCAGCAGCTTTCATATGATAGGCGAACGACGTCGGCTGGTTGCGGATATAAAAACTCGCTGCTCTGCGTGGCGCATGTTCATTGGAGACATTTACTCGCCGGTCAAGCACGTCTGACAGGATGTCAGCCATAGCAGCAGAGCGGGGATTGCTGGGCTTCTTGAACGGTGCTGTCGAGATCTGTCCATCACGTATATTTGATTGAGCTCGGAGCGCCTGGTTTGCGCTCGTTGAATTTGTTACGTTATAGTTCAAGGCACTATTTGACGCCTCTGGCACATTTGAGCCGGAAGAAGCATCGTGATAGTTCGGCACGCCAGACGGGGTTGCAGATGGAACGACGACGCGCAGATTCGTGCCGCTGCCATCGACAATAGGGGAGGCAACCAGTCCCCCTGAAACTTGAGCATCATAAGCAGCAGCGTTGCCTGGCGAGTTCGGCGTAAATAGCCCGACTGCGCCAGGACCAGACTGAGTCGGTCCGACGTTTCCCTGGGCCACGCCGCTATCAGAAACAGTGCCACCAGGAGCAATGGCACCTGTGACAATCGCACGAACAGGCCGCTCGGGCACCACATTCGACACCGTATCAGGCAACATCGCATTGTCTCGCCAGGCGCCGTAAGCATCTTTATGCACTTTATTGCCCATCTGGTTCGCTTGGGCATTTGGATCGCCCGACCAGGGAAAAGAATCGCTGCTGGCCGGATGCGATGGGGGTGGCAGCAAGATCAGAAGTAATAATATTCGCCACAACACGGCTTTCAAAGTAATCCCTCATCCAGTTTTGGGAGCTTTGACGGGCTGAGAAACGATTCCGTTCCGGTTTACTAAACCATCGCGTTTAGCGAAATGTCCGGCAATCCGATCGAGCGAACAAATGGTGCGAGTTCCTCGGCAGTTGTAAACACATATGAATCGATGCCGACCTGTCTGGCCCCTTCCACATTCATCTGTCTGTCGTCAAGGAACAACACCTCGGCTGGTTTCATATTGATCTGGTCCAGACAGTGCAAAAAAATATCCGCGGCTGGTTTAACAGATTTGACCTCACACGAATATGTGTAATGGCTGAATTCCGGCATCCAGTGCAGGTCACGTAGATACTCACGAATATCTGCAGGCATGTTAGACACAATTGCAGTGATCATTCCGCTTGTGCGCAGAGTCTCTGCCCAGCGGGCCATGACCAGATTGGGACGAGACCAACCGACATTGTCGAATTCAATTACCTGGCGCAACTGCTGCTCGGTAATTTCGCGCCCACCCTTCTGAGCGATACGAGTCCAGTACTCCCGTCCGTCGAAAGCACCGACATCATATTCGTCTCGTAACTGCCAGTAGTAGGTTTTGAAACGGCTCAGCTCAATGTCTAAACACTCAGCCATAGCTGCCACGTCAGACTCTAACTGGTTCAGGCAGAGCACATTTCCATAATCAAACAGAATCGCCTTGTAGCTAGCCATCACGCCCCCAAGCGACGAAGTCACAGCTCGTTATGATAACTGATCGGCGAACCTTACGGAATTACAGCGACTGCCTCAGCAGCACGCTTGACGTTTTCAAGCCGCTTATCAATTTTTTTCTTCGTTAACAAATCGATGACACCCTGCGAGTAAGCCAGTCCAGTATCCAGGTGCGAGGATAGCTCCAGAGTAGTTGAACGACCGTCCGGAGATGATGTTAATACCCAGCTTCCATTCAGAGCCTTAAACTTATCCGATTTAACCAGTTTGTAATCGATTCGCTCATTGGGTACTTCACGCTGAATCAACTGGCAAACAGCTGCTCCTACTACCGGCAAAGCGTTAAATTTCTGCTCAATCAGCGTCTGGTTGCCATGCTGTTCCAAAACTTTGCTGTATTCAAGGTCCGGGTCGTTTTGACGCTCAGTATGAACTGCCTCCCAAACAACCCTCGCTGGAGCATTAATACTAATTGAACCGGAGACGAGGTTTTCTTGCGCCAAAGCGGGAGTCGTAGAAAGTAATGCCAACGCCGCCAGAGCTACTGTTTTGCGCATAAACGCCCTCAATCTTCCGGAATTCACCTTTTTCAAGAGACGCCTACTTTTCTGCCATGTTCCTCAGTTATTTGGCGGGAGTGCATTTCGATACTTTCATATGTAGGCCGGTCTAGCTATCATTACTAGGTGAACCGGCAAAATTAGTATGAAATCGATCGTAAAAACTGATGACAAGGCTATAGGCGCTATTGCACCCGTGTCTACCGGGTTCCTTGGGTCCCTGAACCGCCTCTGGGTTCGGATACTCTTGTGCGGAGCAATTGCTCTGCCGGTTTCGTTTGTCATTGTCAATGCCGCCAATCCGCTCATCGTTCCACTCCTATCCGCCGGTCTGGCGCAAGAAATCGCATCCGAAATGGGTATGCAATCCGCCGGAAGCTTTCAAACACTGAAGATAATTTCGGCTCACAACCTGGCCTGGTGTTATGCCACTAATGGTAGTGGCACTGTGCTGCCGCGCACCAGGCCGTTTGCGCCGAACCTGCAAGAATACGAAGAAAAGTCACGCGAAGTCGTCGTCAACAATGCACGTTATTACGAGACCGTGCAGCGTATGAACGGAACCGAAGTTCTTCACATTGGTGTGCCATACGATCAAACCTGGGAGTCGTACGATTCGAGTGCATTTCTCTCCAATCTGCTCACTCCAATAAGATTTGGAATTGTGCTGGGAGCATTCGCTCTTGTGCTTTCAATCCTGCTGGCCTTAATCGAGTTGATTATCTCGCGCCCACTGACAGCGTTTACTAAAGCAATCGTGGCCGCCTCTGCCTCACCGAGCAAAGCCCGACATCTGAAAGCCCCCTCTGGAGCTCCAACTGAAATTACGCAGCTGGCGGTGGCGATTAAAGACTTCGCCATCTTGAATGACGTGTCGAGAGTAACCAAGAATCGAGCCGACGAAAAAGACAATGAACGCGCCAGGCGCGCTGAAGCACGCAGTGCGCAAACACCGTCTGGTCCCATTCCCGCCCTTCAGTCAACAAGCAAAAGCAGTCCGCTGATGCGATCGTTCGAATACGAACTGAGTTCCGCCCAATCAACCAAAATGTTTGCCGAACAGGCTCTTGGTGGGTTGCACGAACGATATCCCGATGTGATTAAATTGTCGGCCTTTTTCAAACTGGACAGAGATTATCAACCGACGATTCTTGCATCCATGGGTCTGGATGAGGAATCTCTGCAGTTGTTGCGCGAAATAGATCACCGTGAAATTGCTCGCGGCAGTTTTGCCAAATCCAAAAGCGCAGATATAGGACCAATGTTGATCCGCAGACTGGGCTTTGAAGAACTGGCTTCCATCAACGACATCCGTCGTATTATTTATCTACCGGTCAAACATAGAGATTCTGATTTGGCGGCCATTGTCGTTTTTCTGGAAGACGAAGAAGCCATCAATGCCGATCAACTGAGATCGATAGAACGATTCAGAGATCAAATATCGAACTTCTTCCACAAGCTACTCATTCTGGAAGAGGCAGAAGAAGCTGATTGGACCGACCAGCTGACCGGTTTGCGAAACCGTCAGTTCTTCCAGGAGTTGATGGGTCATGTCATCGAGCGTGCGGTGAGAACCGAAAACAAATCATTCTCGTTATTGATGATTTCAGGTGACTTCCTCGATGTGAGCCTGCAACATCACGGTTCAGACGTGCGTGACCGGTGGATGCAGGAGCTAGCACGTATTCTCCGTAACAATATAGACATCAAGGACAGACTCGAGCAATCTATCGAACCTGCTAACTATGTTATTCGCTACCAGGGCGATGAATTTGCCGCAGTGCTGGAAGACTGCAACATGAAGCAGGCTCTGGAGTTAGCTTTGCAGATTCGAGCCTCGGTTGAGTCGACAGATCAGTGGGCCGGTGGCGTCAAAGGACTGACTGTATCAATTGGTTGTTCGACTTATCCTGAAGACGGCACGACATCCGAAGAGATGGTGGCGAAGGCGAGAAATGCCCTCCTCTATCTGAACGAGCAGATGGGACCAAACCAGATTTGCCATATCCAGAAAGTGCCACAAGGATACAAACCGTCCAAGAGAGGCTCCGCATTTAGTGGCGAGTTGGGCGTTCTGGACTGCGCTGGTTTGCTGCAGTCAATTGCAACAAGTCAGAAGACCGGCTTGCTGAGCGTACAAGACGATACCGGCAGACAACTTCTCGTCAGCTGGGAGAAAGGCAGACCACGTCATGCCAAACTCGATAATATCGTCGGCGTGCCGGCGATCATCGAGTTTGTAGTCACATTCGAAAGCGGTACCTTTACTTTTCAGCAGCGCCAGAATTATTCGCTAGACAACGCTGGTGATGACCTGGGAGAGTCGCTGGAACGCATACTGATGGAAGGCGCCCTGGCCGAAGACCATGTCCGAGCCGCCAAGCGATTGATACCAAATATGGAGCTTCTAGTTCGTGCAGTGCCCGGCATTGAGAATGCCTACCGCTGGCTGCGGTTGCAAGAAGATCGTGAAGTTACAAAAGAAGAACTCACATGCATGCGCAACTTGATCAAGTTGGCCGACGGTAGCAGAAGCTTGACTAAAATCTTTCTTGATATGAAAGACAGCCCTTCTTACATTGTCTGGCGTGCTGCTGGCGTTCTCGTAGAAAATCGCCTTTTGCAAGTCAAAAAAGTGTAACTTATAGCATTCGGCGCTACAATAACAGCAGCTCGCTGTATTGACCGAAACTGCATCCTAAACCCTCTGCCAAAGCTGAGTTGCAAGCAGAAGCGTCCGGCAAGTTTCGTCAAGTTAGAGTCTGGAGGAGGTTTTCGATGTCTCGATCTGTCTGGACTGGAATGCTGTCATTCGGGATGGTCAATATTCCCTCATATCTTGTCGCTTCAGATGACACAACTGAGGAAATAGAGCGACACGCACCGAATTTCGACGAGATTCGCGAGAGAAATAAGACCAAACGCGACTTTAAAATTCACCAGTTCACACAACAGCAGCATTTTTTCAAAGACCTAAATGAGCTGAAATCGCTGGCAATCCCTCCAAAGCACGTCATGCAGATCCACGGCTTTCTTCCAACTGCAGAGATGGATCCCGCTTGCTATGACAAGTCGTTCATGTTCCTGCCTGAAATTGCCGGAAGCGAACCTCTCGTTTTGCTCATCGATGCGCTTTCGGAAAAGGAGTGTATTGCCATCGGAACCATTTACTTACACAACAAGCCGGCCATGCTTGCTGTGCAGCCACGGCGCGGTTTTCTCTATGCGCATACATTGCTCTATCCGGACCAACTCGATCAACAGGGAAAGCCTCAATATTTAAACAGGACATTGTTTGAAGCTCTTGAGCTATTCGAATCAACGGCGAAGAAGTGCGCTGAAGATGAACATGAACATACGCACTCCACCACCGTTTAATTGGCGTCAGGTCTAATCCGTCCGATTCGATTTTTGCTTGAGCTGGCTGTTCTCAGGTGGACTGCCGGGCGTTTCGTAATGCGGAGTGGTGTGATTCTTCCACAGCATATTTCCAAGCACGCAAATCATGGAAAATATTATGATGCGTCTTATTATTCGAAATAGTTTTGGAGTTTGATCCATAATCGTAATGTCTACTTTAAGTTACGAGAGATTTGTAAAGCCATTAAATGTGACTGGCTAAGCAGATAAACCTGATATCGTTTTAAATCTATAAAAACCTTCCGGAGCCAGGATGATTATGTCCCAGCAGACAGACAGAGGCGTCAACAGTACCACAAAACGATTGCACAATATGCGTTTCGGTACGACCGTTAAAAGCGACGGTACGGTCCTTTTCAGGCTCTGGGCGCCAAGTTGCAGCCGGATTCAGCTGTTGCTTTTCAACAACATTGACGACGACAACGACAACAAAAACCGTAACAACAACAACAACAACAACAACAACAACAATGATGAAACGATGACGCCTATGGAAGCGATGGGAGACGGCTGGTTTAGCGCAACGGTGGCGGCAAAACCTGGCATGCTCTACAAATTCGTTACCGGAGATGGTCTGGCAGTACCAGATCCAGCCTCCAGGTACCAACCAGAGGATGTGCACGGACGCAGTCAGATTATCGATCCGACTTCTTTCAAATGGACAGATACGGACTGGAGGGGATTGCCCTGGTCTGAGACTGTTCTGTACGAACTGCACGTCGGCACGTTCACTTCTGAAGGGACTTTCGCAGCATTGTCGGACAAATTGGACTACTTAAAAGAAATTGGTATCACTGCTGTTGAGTTGATGCCGATTGCAGATTTCCCTGGCAGGTTCGGCTGGGGATACGATGGGGTTTTGCCTTATGCACCTGAAAGCAGCTATGGAACGCCAGATCAGTTGAAAATGCTTATTCAGCAGGCACATCACAAGGGTATGCAAGTCTTTCTAGATGTGGTCTATAACCACTTTGGTCCAGAGGGAAACTACCTGCATGCCTATGCCGGAGAATTCTTCACAGACAAGCATAAAACCCCCTGGGGCGCCGCTTTAAATTTCGAGGGACGCAGCGAAGTGCGCGAATTCTTCATCGAAAACGCGCTTTATTGGCTGGAGGAATACAACATAGATGGTCTCAGGCTAGACGCCGTGCACGCCATCAAAGACAACAGTTCCAGACATGTCTTAACCGAATTAGCAAGACGAGTCACTGCTGGTCCCGGAAGAGAACGCGCCAGGCATCTGGTTCTGGAAAACGATGACAACATAGCCAGATTTCTCGAACGAGATAAATCCCGACAGCCGGTGTTATACGCAGCACAGTGGAACGACGACATTCACCATGCCTACCATGTTCTAGCAACAGGCGAAACTGGTGGCTACTATGCGGACTATTTAGGCAACGAAATCGGCAAGGACACGCTTTCTCTCCTCGGTCGAGCTCTGGCTGAAGGGTTTATTTATCAGAACAACGCCTCCGCCTTGAGAGATGGCGAGTTGAGAGGTGAAAAGAGCGCACACCTGCCTCCGACCGCTTTCGTGTCTTTCATTCAAAATCACGATCAAATCGGAAACAGGGCCTTCGGTGATCGTATCGCTTCAATTTCGAACTCGGAGATGTTGATGGCTCTGAACGCAATTCAACTTTTAGCGCCGGCCATTCCACTCATCTTTATGGGAGAGGAATGGGCTGCGACAACGCCTTTTATGTATTTCTGCGATCTTGGTCCTGAGCTGGCGCCACTTGTAACTGAGGGGCGCCGGAACGAATTCGCCAAGTTTCCCGAATTCTCAAATCCAGAAACGCGGCACAAGATTCCAGACCCATGTAGCCCCGAAACATTTGGCAGCTCGAAATTAGTCTGGTCAGATCTGGAACAAACGAACCATCGCTCCCATCTGGAGCTTGTTCAGTCGCTGCTGAAATTGCGAAGGGAAAAGTTGATACCCTTAATAGCCAAAATCACATCCGCGCGAGCCAGCGTAGACCATAACGTTTTGCACGTTGAATGGAATGCAGGGAAAGAAACCGTCCTCGAGTTGTTCGCCAATTTGTCAAAGGATACACAAACTCTCAAACACTCCAGACAGATGGGGAGCACGCGGACAATTCTCTACGAAAGCACAATACACCTCTTAACACATCTGGTGAATGGCTCTATGCCACCTTATTCAGTGCTGTGGCTAATGGATAATCAAGGAGATCTCAATTGAGAACCGCTACGAAAACAGTATCACCTGCGAAACGCAAGCAGTGGGGTCTTCATGTTCGTGTGGCATCTATTCGCTCCAAACGCAACTGGGGAATTGGCGATTTCACTGATTTGAAGAACATTGCAAATTATGCAAACAGCAAGAATGCACATGTGCTTTCGATCGAACCGTTACAGCCTGTATACGCTGCCGAAGACTGGAATGGCGTCCTTTTCGCCTCACGCTCTTTTATAAGCCCCGCATATATCGATATAGAATTAGTAGCTGATTACGCGGAATCTGATGAAATTCACCGCCAAGTTCTGGCACCAAATTTCCAGTCCACGCTTGCCGCGCTGAGATCGGAGCCTCTGGTCAATCTAAGCGAAGTCCTGGCCTGCAAAACGTTCGTTTTGCAATCATGCTATCAGCATTTTAGAGAATGCCACATAAGCAAGAATTCGCAGAGATCTTCCGAATTTCGAGCATTCCAAAAGGAAAATGGGGACGCGCTTCGAGAATTTGCGTTATTTGAGGCACTGAAAGAAAAACTGGAATCCAGCACAGTCAACAAAAATCAAGGTTGGCGGGCCTGGCCGACAGCCTATCAGGGTCTTGATGCCGAAGGAACAGTAGAATTTTCACAGTCGAACCTGGAGAGAATTGAATTTTTCGAATATCTGCAATGGATTGCCCAGCAGCAGCTCCGTGCAGTAATTGAGTTCTGTCTGAACAAGCAGAACTTCTCCACACTGGTCATCCAGCAGCCAGATCGCATCGATGCCTCCGGGCCGGATTCATGGATCAGTCAATCCGGCGGCAGTGTGAAAGCCATTCCGTTGACAATCGATCACTCGATCAAGGGTAAAACTGATGATGATAACGATTTCGATGATCGCTCTGATCATGACGATTGCAGTGCTCGTGATGATGACGATTGCGGTGCTCGTGATGATGACGATTGCGGTGCTCGTGAAAAAGACGATACTGATGATCGGGATGAGGAGAAGGACGATGATGCTGATGAGACTGTACGTATCGTCTCGGATCACGAGAATCTGGGCACACTCAAGTCTGAGAGAGCGCGGATTATTTTTCTGCCTTTAATCAATTTTTTGCATGACAGAGGTGATCTTGCTCCACCCGATTGGCGCACCAAGCTTAATCAGGACCTCGAGAATCTGCTAGATGAACCGAACCTGGAGAGAATCATGCGAGATTTGAATAAATCTCGTCCACGGATATCGACCCAGCCCTCAACTGACGATCATTTAAATGCACTCCAGCAATTACCGCGGGCTACTTACCGATTTCAATTCAATAAAGAGTTTACTTTCAAGGACGCAGCAAAGCTCATACCCTACTTGTCCAAGTTAGGCATAAGTCACTGCTATGCGTCGCCGTTCTTGAAAGCACGCCCTGGCAGTATGCATGGATACGACATTATCGACCACAAACAGATTAATCCCGAAATCGGCACCGCTGATGATCTCAACAACCTGGTAAACAAGCTCCACGAACATGGTCTGGGTTTGATACTGGATATAGTGCCGAACCACATGGGCATAGGGCAAGTCAATCACTGGTGGATGGACGTACTCGAGAACGGACCAGCTTCTGTGTATGTCGACTATTTCGATATAGACTGGGCACCCGTCAAGCCTGAACTTTACGGTAAAGTCACTCTGCCTGTTCTCGGAGAATCCTACGGCGCAGTACTGAAAAGTGGACAATTCAAACTGCAATTCACAGAGTCGACGGGTTCACTGGCAATCAAGTATTACGAAAACGAGTTTCCCGTCAATCCGGCCACATACCCACAAGTTTTGGGCTTGAGGCTTGACGTTCTGAAAGAGCGACTGGGCAAGAATAACCTTCATGTAATGGAATATGAAAGCATCATCACTGCACTGGCGGCGTTGCCATCACATATGGAGCGCAGCCACTTCAGCGATCGCGTCAGGGAACGGCAAGTCCAGCTCAAGCGGCTTACCAACTTGTGCAAAGACAATCCCGAAATAACAAACTTCATCCAACAAAATTTAACCGAGTTCGAAGTTAGACATGACGACAAACAGTCTTTCGATCGTATGCACAAGTTACTTGAGGCACAAGCATACAGACTCGTCTTCTGGCGCGTCGCATCCGATGAAATAAACTATCGAAGGTTTTTCGATATTAACGAACTGGCAGCAGTAAGAACAGAAGATCCGCGCGTCTTCGCAGAGATGCATGACCTCGTTTTCAATCTTATTGGTGAAGGTAAATTGTCCGGGCTGCGCATCGACCATCCCGATGGACTATTCGATCCAGCCGCCTACTTCATTCAACTGCAGAGCAAAGCAGCAGAGCGACTCAACAAACCAGCACCAATAGAATCAGATTTGACACTCGGGCGAGAATCGCTGCCCATTTACATTGTCGTTGAAAAAATTCTGGCTCCTTTCGAGCACCTCGAGGAAGATTGGGCGGTGCATGGAACAGTTGGCTATGAATTTCTAAACAGCCTCGTTAACGTGTTTGTTTCAATCGAAAATGAGCACGCACTCGAGTCAACGTACGAAGCCTTCATCGGTCGAGTAGTGGACTACGAAACCGAAAAAAGAGCTTGCAAAGGTTTAATACTGGATACAGTGTTGGCCAGCGAACTTCATGTACTCGCACACAGACTCAGTCAAATTGCCGAGATTAGTTGGGAATACAGAGACTTCACGCAAAACTCATTGCGTAAAGCACTACGGCACATCGTCTCGAACTTTCCCGTCTATCGGACCTACGTAACACCACGCAAAGTCGACAAAACAGCCAAGCAATACATCGACTGGGCGGTGCGTTTGGCAAAACGTTTCGGCTCAGCTGTTACTCCGGAAGTCTATGATTTTGTTCGCAACGTGCTGTGCCTCGAAGCAGCAGAATTACCGGCAGAGAATGACGAACCTGCGTTGCAATTTCTGCAAGCCATGCAAACAATAGCTATGAAATTCCAACAGTTTACCGGTCCAGTTATGGCAAAAAGCGTTGAGGACACCCTCTTTTACCGCTTCAACAGATTTGTCTGTCTTAACGAAGTTGGTGGCGAGCCGGACAGATTCGGAATAACAGTGGCAAGTTTTCACCATCAGAATTTGCAACGTCAGTTGCGCCGCCCCTATGAGATGCTGGCTTCGTCCACACATGACACCAAACGATCGGAAGATGTGCGAGCACGCCTGGCTGTATTGTCGGAATTGCCTAAGCTGTGGGAGCAAAAGACATCACAGTGGTCGCGCATGAATCGCAGTCGTAAAACTGTCATTGATGATGAGCAAATGCCTGATGCCAATGACGAATACTTGATCTATCAAACCCTTGTCGGGGCATGTCCGGCTGGCGTTACAGGAACTGATTGGGTCGAGCCTTTTAAAAAACGAGTAACAGAGTACATCTTAAAAGCGGCTCGTGAGTCCAAATCTCACACAAGCTGGGTTAACAAGAACGCTGAGTACGAAAATGCGCTGACCTTATTCCTCGATAAAATCCTGGCTATATCGGCGACAAATCCCTTCCTGGATGATTTCATACAATTCCATAAGGCTCTTTGTCCGCTTGGTCTGATCAACAGCCTGGCGCAGGCGACATTGAAGTTTACATCGCCAGGTGTACCCGACATTTATCAGGGCAATGAGATTTTCGATTTCAGCCTCGTAGATCCAGACAACCGCCGACCTGTAGATTTTGGTGAACGCGCACACATGCTAAATCGCGTAAGCAAGCACATTGAAGTTGGGACGCTCGCGTCAGATCAAGCCATTGGCAAACAGGCAGAATTTCTGAAAAGCGTCCTGGATGAATTTGAAGACGGCAGTTGCAAACTTCTAGTGGTAGCAACTTCAATGGCGATTCGCAAACGCTTCTCAAATATCTACACCAGAGGACGCTACATTCCTCTGGATGTCAGTGGTTCAGCAGCGCAACACGTGATTGCCTTCGCAAGAGAACTGGATGGCAACTGGTCGATTACTGTGGTGCCGAGACTCGTATCAACTCTTCTGAAAGCAGACTGCTCTAGCAGACTGGAGGAGAGAACAGTCTTTGACATACTGTCGTGCGCTAGTGTTAGTGATGCCGGGTCCAAAAGTAGTGCAAATGATAGTGTAAGTGGCGTTACCAATAAAGGTACTAATGGCGGTCCCAATAGTGGTCCCAATAGCGGTCCCAATAGTGGTCCCAATAGCGGTCCCAATAGCGGTCCCAATAGTGGTCCCAATAGTGGTCCCAATAGTGGTCCCAATAGCGGTACTAATGGCGGTACTAATGGCGGTACTAATGGCGAGAATCTATGGGGAGACACAAAGATCTTCCTACCATCTGAGTTGGCCGAACACAAGCTTGTAAATTGCTTCAGCATGCAAATCTTAAACAACGCCGACAATGTTCTGAGATTATCGGATATCTTTAAACGCTTCCCAGTTGCGATAATATCATCCACCACTTAGTTGTTTAACAGGTAGCCAAGATCTATGCAAGTATCAGAAGGAAAGCCCTATCCACTCGGTGCAACATGGGATGGACTGGGGGTTAACTTTGCTATCTTCTCCGAAAATGCGACGAAGGTCGAATTGTGTTTGTTCGATTCTCAGGACGCGACACAAGAGTCCCATAGAATCACGCTACCGGAATACAACGCCCACGTCTGGCACGGATTTATTCGCGACATCCGACCGGGGCAGCTCTACGGATACAGAGTCTATGGACCCTATGAACCTGAAAAAGGAATGCGCTTCAATCCCAACAAGGTACTGGTCGATCCCTACGCTAAATCGGTGCCTCGCTCGGTAACGTGGGACGACTCTCTATTCGGTTACACAATCGGCAGCAAAGAAGAAGATCTTTCAATGGACAAGCGCGACAGCGCGCGCTTCGCACCATTGGCAGCAGTTATCGATCCATCCTTCATCTGGGGAGAGGACAAGCTGCCGCAGACACCCTGGAACAAAACAATTATCTATGAAGCACATGTCAAAGGTTTGACGATGCTGAATAAACAGGTTCCCGAAGAATTGCGGGGAACCTATGCGGGAGTAGCCAGTGCGCCTGTAATTGAGCACCTGACGAATCTTGGTGTCACCGCAATTGAACTCATGCCTGTGCACCACCGCACAAACAACCGCAATTTCATCGATCGAGGTTTAACTGATTACTGGGGCTACAACACCCTCTCATTCTTCGCACCTGACACGCGTTTCTCTTCTATGAAGGGACCAAATGAAAATGTGCAGGAGTTCAAAATGATGGTTCGAGCGCTTCACGCCGCCGGCATAGAAGTGATTCTCGACGTTGTCTACAACCACACAGTCGAAGGTAATCACATGGGTCCGACGCTATCGTTTCGAGGCGTGGACAACTTCTCGTACTATCGCACCGTGGACAAAGACAATCGATATTACATGGACTACACCGGCTGCGGTAATACACTGAATATGGTGCACCCTCGTGTAATTCAATTGATTATGGATTCGCTACGCTACTGGATTCAAGAGATGCACGTTGATGGTTTTAGATTCGACCTTGCCA from Candidatus Melainabacteria bacterium encodes the following:
- a CDS encoding HAD family phosphatase, with product MASYKAILFDYGNVLCLNQLESDVAAMAECLDIELSRFKTYYWQLRDEYDVGAFDGREYWTRIAQKGGREITEQQLRQVIEFDNVGWSRPNLVMARWAETLRTSGMITAIVSNMPADIREYLRDLHWMPEFSHYTYSCEVKSVKPAADIFLHCLDQINMKPAEVLFLDDRQMNVEGARQVGIDSYVFTTAEELAPFVRSIGLPDISLNAMV
- a CDS encoding diguanylate cyclase; this encodes MKSIVKTDDKAIGAIAPVSTGFLGSLNRLWVRILLCGAIALPVSFVIVNAANPLIVPLLSAGLAQEIASEMGMQSAGSFQTLKIISAHNLAWCYATNGSGTVLPRTRPFAPNLQEYEEKSREVVVNNARYYETVQRMNGTEVLHIGVPYDQTWESYDSSAFLSNLLTPIRFGIVLGAFALVLSILLALIELIISRPLTAFTKAIVAASASPSKARHLKAPSGAPTEITQLAVAIKDFAILNDVSRVTKNRADEKDNERARRAEARSAQTPSGPIPALQSTSKSSPLMRSFEYELSSAQSTKMFAEQALGGLHERYPDVIKLSAFFKLDRDYQPTILASMGLDEESLQLLREIDHREIARGSFAKSKSADIGPMLIRRLGFEELASINDIRRIIYLPVKHRDSDLAAIVVFLEDEEAINADQLRSIERFRDQISNFFHKLLILEEAEEADWTDQLTGLRNRQFFQELMGHVIERAVRTENKSFSLLMISGDFLDVSLQHHGSDVRDRWMQELARILRNNIDIKDRLEQSIEPANYVIRYQGDEFAAVLEDCNMKQALELALQIRASVESTDQWAGGVKGLTVSIGCSTYPEDGTTSEEMVAKARNALLYLNEQMGPNQICHIQKVPQGYKPSKRGSAFSGELGVLDCAGLLQSIATSQKTGLLSVQDDTGRQLLVSWEKGRPRHAKLDNIVGVPAIIEFVVTFESGTFTFQQRQNYSLDNAGDDLGESLERILMEGALAEDHVRAAKRLIPNMELLVRAVPGIENAYRWLRLQEDREVTKEELTCMRNLIKLADGSRSLTKIFLDMKDSPSYIVWRAAGVLVENRLLQVKKV
- the treZ gene encoding malto-oligosyltrehalose trehalohydrolase gives rise to the protein MRFGTTVKSDGTVLFRLWAPSCSRIQLLLFNNIDDDNDNKNRNNNNNNNNNNNDETMTPMEAMGDGWFSATVAAKPGMLYKFVTGDGLAVPDPASRYQPEDVHGRSQIIDPTSFKWTDTDWRGLPWSETVLYELHVGTFTSEGTFAALSDKLDYLKEIGITAVELMPIADFPGRFGWGYDGVLPYAPESSYGTPDQLKMLIQQAHHKGMQVFLDVVYNHFGPEGNYLHAYAGEFFTDKHKTPWGAALNFEGRSEVREFFIENALYWLEEYNIDGLRLDAVHAIKDNSSRHVLTELARRVTAGPGRERARHLVLENDDNIARFLERDKSRQPVLYAAQWNDDIHHAYHVLATGETGGYYADYLGNEIGKDTLSLLGRALAEGFIYQNNASALRDGELRGEKSAHLPPTAFVSFIQNHDQIGNRAFGDRIASISNSEMLMALNAIQLLAPAIPLIFMGEEWAATTPFMYFCDLGPELAPLVTEGRRNEFAKFPEFSNPETRHKIPDPCSPETFGSSKLVWSDLEQTNHRSHLELVQSLLKLRREKLIPLIAKITSARASVDHNVLHVEWNAGKETVLELFANLSKDTQTLKHSRQMGSTRTILYESTIHLLTHLVNGSMPPYSVLWLMDNQGDLN